The proteins below are encoded in one region of Belonocnema kinseyi isolate 2016_QV_RU_SX_M_011 chromosome 5, B_treatae_v1, whole genome shotgun sequence:
- the LOC117173657 gene encoding uncharacterized protein LOC117173657 has translation MFYGLGLTELRTLAFEFAKALKAARRIKKIPESWIPKEKTGQSIATRDWAEGFIKRHSELSLRRPVSTTLGRAAAFNPTVVQNFFDLYEKILESYQFTAATVWNMDETGLSTVHKTKFVLAQKGQRCVAAASSGERGDNVTLTIAVSAAGEKIPSFFIFPRVQMQDKILLLGSADAKGVANGSDWQRLTLSYNFCTILNIMPLKRAPKRLC, from the coding sequence ATGTTTTATGGTCTTGGGTTGACGGAACTTCGAACGCTTGCATTTGAATTCGCAAAAGCATTGAAAGCAGCCCGACGCATAAAGAAAATTCCAGAATCCTGGATTCCGAAGGAGAAAACTGGGCAATCAATTGCAACCAGAGATTGGGCCGAAGGATTCATTAAACGTCATTCTGAGTTGAGTTTGCGTCGACCAGTATCGACAACACTGGGTCGTGCGGCTGCATTTAACCCAActgtagttcaaaatttttttgatctatACGAAAAAATCCTAGAATCATATCAATTCACTGCCGCGACAGTGTGGAACATGGACGAAACCGGACTTAGTACAGTCCATAAAACAAAATTCGTTTTGGCACAGAAAGGCCAGCGTTGCGTGGCAGCGGCCAGTTCGGGCGAACGTGGCGATAATGTGACCCTCACGATAGCTGTTTCCGCTGCCGGCGAAAAAATTCCatcctttttcatttttccacGGGTACAAATGCAGGATAAAATTCTTTTGCTGGGCAGTGCGGACGCTAAAGGTGTTGCGAATGGATCGGATTGGCAGAGGCTGACACTTTCGTACAATTTTTGCACCATTTTAAACATCATGCCATTAAAGCGGGCACCAAAAAGACTTTGCTGA
- the LOC117173658 gene encoding aspartate, glycine, lysine and serine-rich protein-like, which translates to MLNHPNIPITINNVAELVAEPIHKGASSMNIISGFKVLGIWPINRDIFTEEDFLTSSVTDRPYLDEANAATPETETYEPKTPGTSTSNRTIHGTSSSDPATTTTSMSDSAIPGPSVSDPSDALNENIQLDVRKANLNQTLARVSGPKEDFGGADEAGGGGAGGGRGDGGGGSGGGGAGSGPGPGSEASGGGARGENDNASSDDKSEDDHSNLVAGAIGALTGAAAVGGIMHQKNKKLKKQLHEQDGYTGGPGGYDGGRSGHGGYGREHDGYGGEDGGHGGRHSHEHGGGRDGGGGYDAAHDGEHGHGTKHVFVHHTVTHIHHKEDKHKDDDDDDDKHKHDKKEEQNKDKHKDKDK; encoded by the exons ATGTTAAATCATCCAAACATTCCAATTACAATCAACAACGTTGCTGAACTTGTCGCCGAACCGATCCACAAAGGTGCCTCATCCATGAATATCATCAGTGGATTCAAAGTATTAGGTATTTGGCCAATCAACAGGGATATCTTCACGGAAGAAGATTTTCTGACATCTTCGGTAACTGATCGTCCATACTTAGACGAAGCCAACGCTGCAACACCTGAAACAGAAACGTATGAACCAAAAACACCCGGCACATCAACATCCAATCGAACGATCCATGGTACATCGTCATCTGATCCAGCAACAACTACAACATCAATGTCCGATTCAGCAATTCCTGGTCCATCAGTTTCCGATCCATCGGATGCCTTAAACGAGAACATTCAGCTTGATGTTCGCAAAGCGAATCTTAACCAAACGCTCGCAAGAGTCAGCGGCCCAAAAGAAG acttTGGTGGTGCTGACGAAGCTGGAGGAGGAGGAGCAGGAGGAGGAAGGGGTGACGGAGGAGGAGGGTCAGGAGGAGGAGGTGCAGGATCAGGACCAGGACCAGGATCAGAAGCATCAGGAGGAGGGGCGCGAGGAGAAAACGATAATGCAAGTTCTGATGATAAATCGGAGGACGACCATAGCAATTTAGTAGCAGGAGCAATAGGTGCACTAACAGGAGCAGCAGCAGTGGGAGGAATAAtgcatcaaaaaaataaaaaactaaagaaacaaTTACATGAGCAAGATGGATATACCGGTGGACCTGGCGGATATGACGGTGGACGTAGTGGACATGGCGGATATGGTAGGGAACATGATGGATATGGTGGTGAAGATGGTGGACATGGTGGCAGACATAGTCATGAACATGGTGGCGGACGTGATGGTGGTGGAGGCTACGATGCAGCCCACGATGGAGAGCACGGACATGGTACTAAACATGTGTTTGTGCACCATACAGTGACCCATATACATCACAAAGAGGATAAACATAAAGATGATGATGACGATGATGATAAACATAAACATGACAAGAAGGAAGAACAAAATAAAGATAAACATAAGGACAAggataaataa